The Vigna unguiculata cultivar IT97K-499-35 chromosome 6, ASM411807v1, whole genome shotgun sequence genome contains a region encoding:
- the LOC114187138 gene encoding putative F-box protein PP2-B12: MVTSNNNKVMVVEAEQGGCGGGGGGEFKHLPEGCIANILSFTTPRDACVLSLVSSSFRSAAQSDVVWERFLPSDLHAIVSQTSKPLSYSSKKELYLHLCDNPILIDGGKKSFALDKPSARRCYMLSARSLSIVWGNTPRYWRWTSVPAARFWEVAELVSVCWLEIKGGIKGRMLSPNTLYGAYLVFKQRNGGAYGFENQPVEVSVGVAGEGEGRRRTVYLEAATPRRPRHQIVPRIFSRVRSRFLDSFDAAPPPPPPPSRVDDSAVGGEHPKEREDGWMEVELGDFFNGGGEEEVEIGVYEVKSGEWKGGILVQGIEIRPKNKN; encoded by the exons ATGGTTACCAGCAATAATAACAaggtgatggtggtggaagcGGAACAAGGTGGTTGTGGCGGCGGCGGTGGCGGCGAGTTCAAGCATCTCCCAGAAGGTTGCATAGCGAATATACTTTCGTTCACCACTCCTCGTGATGCCTGCGTTCTGTCTTTGGTTTCGTCCTCCTTCAGATCCGCCGCACAATCCGACGTCGTATGGGAGAGGTTCCTCCCCTCCGATTTGCACGCCATCGTTTCCCAAACCTCGAAACCTCTCTCTTATTCCTCCAAGAAAGAACTCTACCTCCACCTATGCGATAACCCCATCCTCATAGACGGTGGTAAAAAG AGCTTTGCACTCGATAAACCCAGCGCCAGAAGATGCTACATGCTCTCTGCTAGAAGTCTCTCCATCGTTTGGGGAAACACTCCTAGGTACTGGAGATGGACTTCGGTTCCAGCGGCCAG GTTTTGGGAGGTGGCGGAACTTGTTAGTGTGTGTTGGTTGGAAATAAAGGGAGGGATCAAAGGTCGCATGTTGTCCCCGAACACGTTGTACGGGGCATACCTTGTGTTTAAGCAAAGGAATGGAGGCGCGTACGGGTTTGAGAACCAACCGGTTGAAGTGTCGGTTGGGGTTGCCGGAGAAGGGGAAGGTCGGCGGCGAACGGTGTACTTGGAGGCGGCGACACCGCGAAGGCCGCGTCACCAGATTGTTCCACGAATATTCAGCCGCGTTCGTTCTCGTTTTCTGGATAGTTTTGATGCGGCACCGCCGCCACCGCCACCACCGTCCCGTGTTGATGATTCAGCGGTGGGAGGTGAGCATCCGAAGGAGAGAGAAGATGGGTGGATGGAGGTGGAATTGGGTGACTTCTTCAACGGCGGCGGAGAGGAGGAGGTGGAGATTGGTGTGTACGAGGTGAAGAGTGGGGAATGGAAAGGGGGCATTCTCGTGCAAGGGATCGAGATAAGGCCcaagaacaaaaattaa